DNA sequence from the Magnetospirillum sp. WYHS-4 genome:
AGATCTGCGTCCGGCCGGAATGGCAAGGCAAGGGAGTGGGTAAGGCGTTGGTGAACCGTGTTGTTCGCCGTTATTACCATACCGCGATCTACACGGAGGCCTTTCCTTCCGCTCTCCGCCTCTTCGAGTCGTGTGGCATCCGACCCGATTCAAAATTGGTCGGATGCAGTAGAGCCCCCTTGGCCCCAGAAAGGACCTCATCATGTCTGTGACCTTTGAGATGACGACCGACGTGCGTCGAGTAGATATGGAAAGCTTGGCCGCGCTCTATGCCTCGGTCGGCTTCGGCACCGAGGAGAATTACCGACACCCCGCGATGACCCTGAACCGCTTGTTTGGGGCCGGAGTGTACGGATTCTTCGCGTTCCAGGGAGAACGGCTGGTCGGGATGGCTCGTGTTCTCAGCGACGACGTCATGTGCAGCTGGATCGCCGAACTCTGCGTCCATCCCGACTGCCAGAGGAGGGGTATTGGCGGGGCGTTGCTCGATCGGGTCAACGAGCGATTCCGTGACACGGCGCTGTACGCGGACGCATTCAAGGGCCAGGAGGGCTTCCTCCGGAGCCGCGGAATCGTGCCGCAGTCACGTCTTGTCACTTGCGGCCGGGCTCCGATGAAGTCGGACTGAGCCCATCCACCTTCGGAGCCATTTCCATGCAAGCCGTTCCTCATCACCAAGCACGGGACCGGATCGACCGCTTCTGGGCTTGTCCCGTCAATATCCACGGCCTCGACCAGGAATGCGTCGAACGCCTGATCGACGAGGAGCTCTTCGACCTCCTACAGCCGACACGGGCGGTTGCCAATGACACGGAGTTGCCGTTCCAGGCACGTCGCGAGCGCGGTCCGCTTTTCTTTGGCGATCTGGGGGAAGTGGTCAACCATCGTGTCCGCGCGTTGACGGCATTTCTCCGGGAAGTGCGGTTGAGCACGGAGGTTGCGTTCCCCATCGGAGGCCAGCATTCACCCTTGAAGTTCCGAAGCTTGGCCGGCGACTCCCACAATGGCGGCAGACGCCCCCTGGTAATCGAGGCGAAGCCGCATCCCTGGGTGCTCAAGTTCGCCGATCCCCGCCCTTACCAACTGCTGGCCGAGGTTCTCGCCGAACTCTCGGCCGCCATTGGTATCGACCTCGTTCCTCCGGATATCGTCGCCGACCCGGATCGCCAGTGGTACTTCATCCCTTTTCTCAAGACGGATGGCCAAAATGGCCGCGATCCGTCCGCCTTCATGTTCGCGCTCGGGGCGGTAACCGCGGTGGCCTACGCCCTCCGGATGGTCGACCTTCATCTCGAAAATCTATTTGTCTTCGAGGGCAAGCCGATCATCGTCGATCCGGAATGCGTCCTGTACAACTTCCCCACGGACAGGAGGCAGGACCGCCTCCTCAGCACGGGATTGCTCAGTCACAACCCTGTCCTCTCGGCCTTGCGTGGCGGTGATGTTTCGATGCAGGGGATCGTACAACTAGGGCTGTACGAGCGCGCCGACGGTATCCTCGACTACCACAAGCCCGCGACGGCTTTTCACAACCGGCTCCGAAGGCCCGACGGTGGGCTTGTCGATCCAGCCGATTACCGGAATGACTTGTTCGGCGGTTTCACGGCCGCCTTCAAATGGTTTCTCGGGAGCCGCGCCCTCCTGTCGGACATCATCGATCGCTGGGTGGCCGACGATTTCCGGATTCGCTTTCTGGTTCGAAAGACGCGGCTCTATATCACGACCATCCATATGCTGAATCTCCCCGTGTCCTGCCGGTACGGTCTGTGGCGCGACGGGGTGTTCGAGCGCTTCCGCCATGCCGGCCATTTTCTCGAACATGTGTCCGATGACCTTGTGGCGGCGGAACTGGCAGATATGGAAGGACGGGATGTTCCCTATTTCTGGGCCAATGCCGGCGAGACGGTGATCCGTCACAGGCGCGGACCGGTCCAGCCTCTTCGTGCCCGTCGGCCCGCTCGAGAACAGGCGATCCTCGATATCCATGCCATGCGGCGATCGGACTTGTCCGAACAGCTCATGGTCCTGGCGGATTTTCTGGACGCCAGGTTGGAAGCTCCAGTTAATGATGACTGACCGTCCAAGGGAAGGCTGTGGTCCCCATCATCCCTCGGCACAACGCCCTTGCGTCCATTCACAGTGATGGCGAGGGGTCGGGCTCGTAGTCCTTGCTTCTCCAGGGGGATAGCTTGGCCGGCTTGACGGTGGCGACCTCGGCAGGGGACGGCGAGGGAATGAAGTGCTCGACTTCG
Encoded proteins:
- a CDS encoding GNAT family N-acetyltransferase, which translates into the protein MSVTFEMTTDVRRVDMESLAALYASVGFGTEENYRHPAMTLNRLFGAGVYGFFAFQGERLVGMARVLSDDVMCSWIAELCVHPDCQRRGIGGALLDRVNERFRDTALYADAFKGQEGFLRSRGIVPQSRLVTCGRAPMKSD
- a CDS encoding DUF4135 domain-containing protein is translated as MQAVPHHQARDRIDRFWACPVNIHGLDQECVERLIDEELFDLLQPTRAVANDTELPFQARRERGPLFFGDLGEVVNHRVRALTAFLREVRLSTEVAFPIGGQHSPLKFRSLAGDSHNGGRRPLVIEAKPHPWVLKFADPRPYQLLAEVLAELSAAIGIDLVPPDIVADPDRQWYFIPFLKTDGQNGRDPSAFMFALGAVTAVAYALRMVDLHLENLFVFEGKPIIVDPECVLYNFPTDRRQDRLLSTGLLSHNPVLSALRGGDVSMQGIVQLGLYERADGILDYHKPATAFHNRLRRPDGGLVDPADYRNDLFGGFTAAFKWFLGSRALLSDIIDRWVADDFRIRFLVRKTRLYITTIHMLNLPVSCRYGLWRDGVFERFRHAGHFLEHVSDDLVAAELADMEGRDVPYFWANAGETVIRHRRGPVQPLRARRPAREQAILDIHAMRRSDLSEQLMVLADFLDARLEAPVNDD